The proteins below come from a single Leifsonia sp. 1010 genomic window:
- a CDS encoding MFS transporter — translation MTASPASIASSPTARTRTPLLLGLGLALFASVSTELLPPALILGMSSTLGVDASAVGALVAVWAVTIVVGTVPAMQVTRHVPRKPLLVVSLTVLAVATVAVAVVPVFAVVVVARLVSALAAAVSWSVVFAYVPMLTPPERLGRAMAVVLGGGTLASVLGVPAGAALAAAGAWQWAFLGAAGLVIVSALVLAVGLPRLPGAPAGGTRTRSLDRSAIPVAALLSAGALLLTGYMTLYAYIVPVLGAAGIRPDGVGTVLLMAGIAGAVALLLGGALSDRYPATALLALVAAVPAGILLITTAPASGLPQPLAAAGTALVGFGIGGLPPVLQARVARTASATFRPLATGLFVVVLNIGIAVGSTVGGSLIASTGQGSVGPSALLLSGAAVAAFAALVVRPVRRRSLL, via the coding sequence ATGACAGCATCCCCGGCAAGCATCGCCTCGTCTCCGACCGCCCGCACGCGGACGCCCCTCCTGCTCGGCCTCGGCCTCGCCCTGTTCGCCTCCGTCAGCACCGAACTCCTCCCTCCCGCACTCATCCTCGGGATGTCGTCGACCCTCGGCGTCGACGCATCAGCCGTGGGCGCGCTGGTGGCGGTGTGGGCCGTGACGATCGTCGTCGGCACGGTGCCCGCCATGCAGGTCACCCGGCACGTGCCGCGCAAACCGCTGCTGGTCGTCTCGCTCACCGTGCTCGCGGTGGCGACCGTCGCCGTCGCCGTCGTCCCCGTTTTCGCCGTCGTGGTCGTGGCACGTCTCGTCTCGGCGCTCGCGGCCGCCGTGTCATGGTCTGTCGTCTTCGCGTACGTTCCGATGCTGACGCCGCCGGAACGGCTGGGCCGGGCCATGGCCGTCGTGCTCGGCGGGGGAACCCTCGCATCCGTCCTCGGAGTCCCGGCCGGCGCCGCACTGGCCGCGGCGGGTGCGTGGCAATGGGCCTTCCTGGGCGCGGCCGGCCTCGTAATCGTCTCCGCTCTCGTGCTCGCGGTCGGCCTTCCCCGACTGCCGGGAGCACCTGCGGGAGGGACGCGGACCCGCTCCCTCGATCGCTCGGCGATCCCGGTGGCCGCGCTCCTCTCGGCAGGCGCGCTCCTGTTGACGGGGTACATGACCCTGTACGCGTACATCGTGCCGGTGCTGGGCGCCGCCGGGATCCGTCCGGACGGTGTCGGTACCGTGCTGCTGATGGCCGGGATCGCGGGCGCCGTCGCCCTCCTCCTCGGTGGGGCGCTGAGCGACCGGTACCCGGCGACCGCACTGCTCGCCCTGGTCGCCGCCGTCCCGGCCGGCATCCTGCTCATCACCACCGCGCCGGCCTCCGGGCTCCCTCAGCCCCTGGCCGCGGCGGGCACCGCGCTCGTCGGGTTCGGGATCGGCGGGCTGCCCCCCGTCCTTCAGGCGCGGGTGGCGAGGACGGCGTCTGCGACGTTCCGGCCGCTGGCGACCGGCCTCTTCGTCGTGGTCCTGAACATCGGGATCGCCGTGGGCTCCACGGTGGGCGGGTCGCTCATCGCGAGCACAGGGCAGGGAAGCGTCGGGCCCAGTGCGCTTCTGCTGTCCGGAGCCGCCGTGGCGGCATTCGCCGCTCTGGTCGTGCGTCCGGTTCGCAGGCGATCTCTCCTCTAG
- a CDS encoding MerR family transcriptional regulator: MRIGELSRRTGVVTRLLRYYEEQGLLESTRSPNGYRDYAEEDVDTVLRIRGLLASGMTTRLIRMVLDMEGVRGTVSAAQCTRTVAGEVAEELARVEERLRCLSQSRETMREWLTTAGYPELLAEPA, encoded by the coding sequence ATGAGAATCGGTGAGCTCTCCCGGCGCACGGGTGTCGTCACCCGTCTCCTGCGCTACTACGAGGAGCAGGGGCTCCTCGAGTCGACGCGGTCGCCGAACGGGTATCGGGACTACGCCGAAGAGGACGTCGACACCGTCCTGCGGATCCGCGGCCTGCTGGCCTCGGGGATGACGACCCGGCTCATCCGCATGGTGCTCGACATGGAGGGCGTGCGCGGGACCGTGTCCGCCGCCCAGTGCACCCGGACGGTCGCCGGGGAGGTCGCGGAGGAGCTCGCCCGCGTCGAGGAGCGGTTGCGCTGCCTCTCGCAGAGCCGCGAAACGATGCGGGAGTGGCTCACCACGGCCGGCTATCCGGAACTCCTCGCCGAACCGGCCTGA
- a CDS encoding diacylglycerol kinase family protein, with translation MSSDLIPSLPARRAAVVFNPSKVQVAALRTAVATEESAGGWAESAWFETSAADDGRAAVLDAAASEPELIVVAGGDGTLRAAAEALAGTGIPMGLIPSGTGNLFARELGLPLNNLRTAVTVAFTGRDRPVDLGLATLERPDGESVQRAFLVMAGIGLDAQMAAKTNQALKKRIGWLAYSDPIARSILGNRQFDLTFRLDDEPEVSTRAHTVIVGNSGSLTAGLLLIPAATIDDGMLDAVILRPGRGAGWTNIGYRLTFNRLLHRTGFGRFVGGLTPEPRAIRYAQARRLQVRFEEPQEIQLDGDPNGAVIAATLTVTHHALTLRVRDRA, from the coding sequence GTGAGCTCTGACCTGATCCCGTCACTGCCGGCTCGGCGGGCGGCGGTCGTGTTCAACCCGAGCAAGGTCCAGGTGGCCGCCCTGCGCACCGCCGTCGCCACGGAGGAGTCGGCCGGCGGATGGGCGGAGTCGGCGTGGTTCGAGACCAGCGCGGCCGACGACGGGCGCGCCGCCGTCCTGGACGCGGCCGCATCGGAGCCGGAGCTGATCGTCGTCGCGGGCGGCGACGGAACGCTCCGGGCGGCCGCGGAGGCTCTCGCGGGCACGGGCATCCCGATGGGCCTCATCCCGTCGGGCACCGGCAACCTTTTCGCCCGCGAGCTGGGGCTGCCGCTGAACAACCTGCGCACGGCCGTCACCGTCGCCTTCACCGGCCGCGACCGCCCGGTCGATCTGGGCCTCGCGACGCTCGAACGACCGGACGGCGAGTCGGTGCAGCGGGCGTTCCTCGTCATGGCGGGCATCGGGCTCGATGCGCAGATGGCCGCGAAGACCAATCAGGCGCTGAAGAAGCGGATCGGTTGGCTGGCGTACTCCGACCCGATCGCCCGCAGCATCCTCGGCAACCGGCAGTTCGACCTCACCTTCCGCCTGGACGACGAGCCGGAGGTGTCGACCCGCGCGCACACCGTCATCGTCGGGAACTCCGGCAGCCTCACGGCCGGTCTGCTCCTGATCCCCGCCGCGACCATCGACGACGGGATGCTGGACGCCGTTATCCTGCGGCCCGGGCGCGGCGCGGGCTGGACGAACATCGGCTACCGCCTCACCTTCAACCGCCTGCTGCACCGGACCGGCTTCGGCCGGTTCGTCGGCGGCCTGACGCCCGAGCCGCGGGCGATCCGCTACGCGCAGGCGCGCAGGCTCCAGGTGCGGTTCGAGGAGCCGCAGGAGATCCAGCTCGACGGCGACCCCAACGGCGCGGTGATCGCGGCG